Proteins from a genomic interval of Symmachiella macrocystis:
- a CDS encoding ornithine cyclodeaminase family protein — translation MTIPLFTDDDVRHKLDMPTAIEVMQQAFGRQAAGTLAAPARLQADLEVGKLVFTTGAATDTPSYLGFRVYDVTQLHSPGRAELTAVFNTDDGALKGIVVGPLLGAVRTGAIGGVAVKWLSRPDARVLGILGSGYQARTQLEAALSVRSFSEIRVHSRSVERCAAFAKQASKMTTATVQACRSAREVVEAADVLICATASGEPVFDSAWLRRGVHINTIGPKFHSASELEASVAGRAQRIITDSLAQAAAVGEDFILHGSDDFARLTSLSDIISANEPAPRAAEEISLFYSLGLAGTEVLLANRLIELATAADDSPLK, via the coding sequence ATGACCATCCCCCTTTTCACTGACGACGATGTGCGGCACAAGCTCGATATGCCGACCGCTATCGAGGTGATGCAGCAAGCTTTTGGGCGGCAAGCGGCCGGAACTCTTGCTGCTCCTGCCCGTTTGCAGGCTGACTTAGAGGTGGGCAAGTTGGTCTTCACCACCGGTGCCGCCACCGATACACCGTCATACCTGGGGTTTCGCGTTTACGATGTCACGCAATTGCATTCGCCCGGTCGCGCTGAATTGACTGCGGTGTTCAATACCGACGACGGAGCCTTGAAAGGCATAGTCGTTGGACCGCTGTTGGGGGCGGTGCGGACCGGCGCCATTGGGGGGGTGGCCGTGAAATGGCTGTCGCGCCCCGACGCCCGGGTGCTGGGCATCCTGGGTAGTGGATACCAAGCGCGGACACAATTGGAGGCGGCGCTGTCGGTCCGCAGTTTTTCGGAAATCCGCGTCCATAGCCGCTCTGTTGAACGCTGTGCTGCGTTTGCGAAGCAAGCGTCGAAAATGACGACCGCGACTGTTCAGGCCTGCCGCTCAGCGCGCGAGGTGGTTGAAGCGGCGGATGTGTTGATTTGCGCCACAGCCAGCGGCGAGCCGGTATTTGATTCCGCATGGCTGCGCCGCGGTGTGCACATCAACACGATCGGCCCCAAATTTCACTCAGCCAGCGAACTCGAAGCGAGCGTCGCGGGGAGAGCGCAACGGATCATCACCGATTCGCTGGCGCAGGCAGCCGCGGTCGGTGAGGATTTTATTCTGCACGGAAGTGATGACTTCGCCCGGTTGACATCCCTCAGCGATATCATTTCCGCCAACGAACCGGCGCCGCGGGCTGCCGAGGAGATTTCGCTGTTTTATTCGCTGGGGCTGGCAGGAACGGAAGTGCTCTTAGCCAACCGGTTGATCGAGTTGGCGACCGCTGCCGATGATTCGCCGCTAAAGTAG
- a CDS encoding lactate racemase domain-containing protein, with product MTYPRMLRIKQRFEGPSVEDIPATVESQLASLQLGKKIKPGETVAITAGSRGIANIAVIIKATVDHVKSLEAVPFIVPAMGSHGGGTPEGQRGIVEGYGITEDYTGAEIRSSMETVIVDKTPQGIPVHFDKHAYDADHVLVCGRVKPHTGFVGEIESGLLKMMLIGLGKHAGAKIYHRAILDYSFGEIITAVADSVLDKCGIVAGLAIVENAYDQTALLAAVAPENFVSREKELLKQAKQWMPRLPFDKVGLLIIDEIGKDISGSGMDTNVIGRKYSDHCATDKDDVSVKRIFVRGLTYETHGNACGLGLAEFTNSRTVQSVDQNITTINSLTGGHPSAAMIPVHYDSDREVLDAALPTTGLADAPDARVIHISTTLHVGEVLVSEAYLAEIENRDDLEIIDGPSEMQFDADGNLAAVAEQPVGV from the coding sequence ATGACCTATCCGCGGATGTTACGCATTAAGCAACGCTTTGAAGGCCCGTCCGTCGAGGATATTCCAGCGACCGTCGAATCCCAACTTGCCTCGCTGCAGTTGGGAAAGAAAATCAAACCGGGCGAAACGGTCGCCATTACCGCTGGTAGCCGCGGCATTGCGAATATCGCAGTCATCATCAAAGCCACCGTCGATCATGTCAAATCGCTGGAGGCGGTACCGTTTATCGTGCCGGCAATGGGCAGTCATGGCGGCGGGACGCCTGAAGGACAGCGGGGCATCGTCGAAGGGTACGGGATCACTGAGGATTACACCGGCGCAGAGATCCGCTCGTCGATGGAAACAGTCATCGTCGACAAAACGCCGCAAGGAATTCCGGTACATTTTGACAAGCACGCCTACGACGCCGACCATGTATTGGTCTGCGGACGCGTGAAACCGCATACCGGGTTTGTCGGTGAAATCGAGAGCGGATTGCTCAAAATGATGCTGATCGGGCTGGGCAAACATGCGGGAGCCAAGATCTATCACCGGGCCATTTTGGATTATAGCTTCGGCGAGATCATCACCGCTGTCGCCGATTCAGTGTTGGATAAATGCGGCATTGTCGCCGGTTTGGCGATTGTAGAAAATGCCTACGATCAAACCGCGCTGCTGGCAGCTGTGGCGCCGGAGAATTTTGTCAGCCGCGAAAAAGAATTGCTCAAACAGGCCAAACAATGGATGCCGCGCTTGCCGTTTGACAAAGTCGGTCTGTTGATCATCGATGAAATCGGCAAGGACATTAGTGGATCGGGTATGGACACCAACGTCATCGGCCGCAAATACAGCGACCACTGTGCGACCGACAAAGACGACGTCAGCGTGAAACGCATTTTTGTGCGGGGGTTGACTTACGAAACGCACGGCAACGCCTGCGGACTGGGGCTGGCGGAATTTACGAATTCGCGCACGGTGCAGAGTGTTGATCAAAACATCACCACGATCAACTCGCTCACCGGTGGACACCCTTCCGCAGCGATGATTCCGGTGCATTATGACAGCGACCGAGAAGTGCTCGATGCGGCGTTGCCGACAACCGGTTTGGCCGATGCGCCGGATGCGCGGGTGATTCATATTTCCACGACGTTGCATGTCGGCGAAGTGCTGGTCAGCGAAGCCTATTTGGCCGAGATCGAAAACCGCGACGATTTGGAAATCATCGACGGTCCCAGTGAAATGCAATTTGATGCCGACGGAAATTTGGCGGCCGTCGCCGAACAGCCGGTGGGCGTCTGA
- a CDS encoding HesA/MoeB/ThiF family protein produces the protein MEKNTFDTHIPQPPALPGGRAAQHEHSPPPSIMIKSQPLTDEERATYQWQMWTPGFGEAGQEKLRGASVLVSRVGGLGSVVAYELAAAGIGKLVLAHAGNVKHSDLNRQLLMTHDWLGKPRVESATQRLLELNPRLEIEPIGENISEENAQRIVAQADVIVDCAPLFEERFAMNRQALAQRKPLIECAMYELEGQITTIIPGKTPCLRCLHPEPPPAWKREFPVFGAVSGTVGCMGAMEAIKVISGLGEPLAGRMVTYDLRDMTFRRRNLLRNPTCADCGNIGR, from the coding sequence ATGGAAAAAAATACATTCGATACACACATCCCCCAGCCCCCGGCTTTGCCGGGGGGTCGCGCTGCACAACACGAACATTCACCACCCCCGTCGATCATGATCAAATCCCAACCGCTCACCGATGAAGAACGCGCCACCTATCAGTGGCAAATGTGGACGCCAGGTTTCGGCGAAGCGGGGCAGGAGAAACTGCGGGGGGCTTCGGTGCTCGTCTCCCGGGTCGGGGGACTGGGCAGTGTCGTAGCATATGAACTGGCAGCGGCGGGGATCGGCAAGTTGGTGTTGGCGCATGCCGGCAACGTCAAGCACAGCGACCTCAATCGGCAACTATTAATGACGCACGACTGGTTGGGCAAACCGCGGGTGGAATCAGCGACGCAGCGGTTGTTGGAACTCAATCCGCGGCTAGAAATCGAACCCATCGGCGAGAATATCTCCGAAGAAAATGCCCAGCGGATCGTGGCGCAGGCCGATGTGATCGTCGATTGCGCGCCGCTGTTTGAGGAACGTTTCGCCATGAACCGGCAAGCGTTGGCACAGAGAAAGCCGCTGATTGAATGTGCGATGTATGAGTTGGAAGGACAGATCACCACCATCATTCCCGGAAAGACCCCCTGCCTCCGCTGCCTGCATCCCGAGCCGCCACCGGCCTGGAAACGGGAATTCCCCGTCTTCGGCGCTGTCTCAGGAACTGTTGGCTGCATGGGTGCGATGGAGGCGATCAAGGTCATTTCCGGTTTGGGCGAACCGCTCGCAGGACGGATGGTAACCTACGACCTGCGAGATATGACATTTCGCCGCCGCAATTTGTTACGCAATCCTACCTGTGCCGACTGCGGCAATATCGGGAGATGA
- a CDS encoding amidohydrolase, translating to MFKRMTTALLLLTVVVTTTSTANADDVKTWTDTHVDELVTLYKQFHAHPELSFEEQETAAKLAQELEALGAEVETGVGGHGVVAILKNGEGPTVMLRADLDGLPVTEATELPYASQAKVTNEKGEQVGVMHACGHDIHITNFIGVARYMAAHRDQWQGTLVMIGQPAEEKGAGAKAMLDDGLFKRFPRPDYAMALHVDSFLETGKVGYRAGFSLANVDSCDITVRGRGGHGSYPQGTIDPIVLAAYLIVDLQTIVSREIAPLEPAVITVGSIHGGTKHNIIPDSCHLQLTIRSYSETVRAHLKEAIIRKAKAVAKSFRALEPVIKYDMGTPSLFNNERLVDRIVPVFQQALGAENVLESDRSMGGEDFSRYGRAGIPVMMFRLGSIDPARMAEAKSTGRPLPSLHSALYYPEPKETLRTGVTAMTSALLELLKKPAQ from the coding sequence ATGTTCAAACGAATGACCACGGCGTTATTGCTACTGACCGTTGTTGTAACGACCACATCCACAGCCAATGCTGACGACGTTAAAACGTGGACTGATACACATGTCGACGAACTGGTCACGCTCTATAAGCAGTTTCATGCGCACCCGGAACTTTCGTTTGAAGAGCAGGAAACCGCAGCCAAGTTGGCCCAGGAACTCGAAGCCCTCGGCGCGGAAGTCGAGACGGGAGTCGGCGGGCATGGAGTCGTTGCGATTCTAAAAAACGGCGAAGGCCCCACGGTCATGTTGCGGGCTGATCTCGACGGACTACCGGTCACCGAGGCCACGGAACTGCCCTATGCGTCGCAGGCCAAGGTCACGAATGAAAAAGGCGAGCAGGTAGGGGTTATGCATGCCTGCGGGCACGATATTCATATTACGAATTTCATCGGCGTGGCGCGGTATATGGCCGCACACCGCGATCAGTGGCAAGGAACACTCGTCATGATCGGGCAGCCGGCTGAGGAGAAGGGGGCGGGCGCCAAAGCGATGCTCGACGATGGTTTGTTCAAACGCTTTCCCCGACCGGACTATGCGATGGCCCTGCATGTCGATAGTTTTTTAGAGACCGGCAAAGTCGGCTACCGGGCAGGGTTTTCGCTGGCCAATGTCGATAGCTGCGACATCACCGTCCGCGGCCGCGGCGGGCATGGTTCGTATCCCCAAGGGACGATCGATCCGATTGTGCTAGCGGCTTATCTGATCGTCGATTTGCAAACCATCGTCAGCCGCGAAATTGCTCCACTGGAACCGGCGGTGATCACGGTGGGTTCGATTCACGGGGGCACCAAACACAACATTATCCCCGACAGTTGCCATCTGCAATTGACGATCCGCAGCTACAGCGAAACGGTGCGCGCACACTTGAAGGAAGCCATCATCCGCAAAGCCAAGGCAGTCGCCAAAAGTTTTCGCGCGCTGGAACCGGTGATCAAGTACGACATGGGAACGCCGTCGCTCTTCAACAACGAACGGCTGGTCGACCGCATCGTCCCGGTATTTCAACAGGCTTTGGGAGCGGAAAACGTGCTGGAATCGGACCGCTCGATGGGCGGCGAAGATTTCAGCCGTTACGGCCGCGCGGGGATTCCCGTGATGATGTTTCGTCTCGGCAGCATCGACCCAGCACGGATGGCCGAAGCCAAATCCACCGGCCGCCCACTACCCTCATTGCATTCGGCGCTGTATTACCCAGAGCCCAAAGAAACGCTGCGCACCGGTGTCACAGCAATGACCAGCGCATTGTTGGAATTGTTAAAAAAGCCCGCCCAATAA
- a CDS encoding Gfo/Idh/MocA family protein — MQDNQQSRTGGVTRRRFLGTALATGTATFAAPAILRARNLNERLNIAIVGSGGRGGANLNGVNSENIVALCDVNENNLNAAAKKHPQAAKFTDFRKMYEDPNKFDAVVVSTCEHTHAFATLPALQLGKHVYCEKPLTYNIAEARKIREAAGHANVATQMGTQIHAGDNYRRVVELIQTGAIGDVSDVHVWVSRAWGRHDSLKAGQEAGDPYAIAERPLTTEEVPAGLNWDLWLGPAPKRDFHATYFPGPKWYRWWDFGNGTMSDLGSHWIDLPFWALNLDHPLTIEASGPQPHPEIAPASMQAVYEYGARGDLPPVQLSWYQGTYKPQMWHEEQIPRWSSGVLFVGNKGMLLSDYGKHVLLPEEQFTGFTPPEQSIPKSRGHYGEWIHACKTGEPTTCNFEYAGWLTEANHLGNVAFRTGKKLQWDAENMRATNAPDAERYIHRDYRKGWILT; from the coding sequence ATGCAAGACAATCAACAATCCCGCACCGGTGGGGTCACGCGGCGGCGTTTTTTAGGAACAGCACTCGCAACTGGAACCGCCACGTTTGCCGCCCCAGCGATTTTGCGGGCGCGGAATTTGAATGAGCGGCTGAACATCGCCATCGTCGGTTCCGGCGGTCGCGGCGGCGCCAATCTGAACGGCGTGAATTCAGAAAACATCGTCGCCCTGTGCGACGTGAACGAAAACAACCTGAACGCCGCCGCCAAGAAACATCCGCAGGCGGCGAAGTTCACCGATTTTCGGAAGATGTACGAGGACCCCAACAAGTTCGATGCCGTCGTGGTCAGCACCTGCGAGCATACGCACGCATTCGCCACGCTGCCGGCTTTGCAGCTGGGCAAGCATGTTTATTGCGAAAAACCGCTGACCTATAACATCGCGGAAGCCCGCAAAATTCGCGAAGCAGCCGGACACGCGAATGTGGCGACACAAATGGGAACGCAGATCCACGCGGGCGACAACTATCGCCGAGTTGTGGAGTTGATCCAAACCGGTGCGATTGGCGACGTGAGTGACGTACATGTCTGGGTTTCCCGGGCGTGGGGGCGACATGATAGCCTCAAAGCGGGGCAAGAAGCGGGCGATCCGTACGCCATCGCTGAACGGCCGCTCACAACCGAGGAAGTGCCGGCGGGTTTGAATTGGGATTTATGGTTGGGACCAGCTCCCAAGCGCGATTTTCACGCGACCTATTTCCCCGGCCCCAAATGGTACCGCTGGTGGGACTTTGGCAACGGCACAATGTCGGACTTGGGAAGCCATTGGATCGACCTGCCGTTTTGGGCTTTGAATCTCGACCACCCACTGACAATCGAAGCCAGCGGTCCCCAACCGCATCCGGAAATCGCTCCCGCTTCGATGCAAGCGGTCTACGAATACGGAGCACGCGGCGATCTGCCCCCCGTGCAGTTGTCGTGGTATCAAGGCACCTACAAACCGCAGATGTGGCATGAAGAACAAATTCCCCGTTGGAGCAGCGGCGTGTTGTTCGTGGGAAACAAAGGGATGCTGCTGTCCGATTACGGCAAGCATGTCTTGCTACCCGAAGAACAGTTCACTGGTTTTACTCCGCCGGAACAATCGATTCCCAAGTCGCGCGGCCATTACGGAGAATGGATCCACGCCTGCAAAACGGGCGAGCCGACGACCTGCAACTTCGAATACGCCGGTTGGCTGACTGAAGCCAATCATTTAGGCAACGTCGCTTTCCGCACCGGTAAGAAATTACAATGGGATGCGGAAAACATGCGGGCCACCAACGCCCCCGATGCCGAACGGTATATCCATCGCGACTACCGCAAAGGCTGGATCCTCACCTAA
- a CDS encoding 3-keto-disaccharide hydrolase: protein MKRFSGWTSVLAVTAIICGSAWAAEPVTPKGFQAIFNGKELTGWHGDNPHQTVKAPAEEKKAAIEAQQPEFLAHWSVENGELVNDGHGPYATTDEEYGDIDFLIDYKTVAKADSGIYLRGTPQVQIWDYTEEGGKWDRNADKGSGGLFNNRANTPGQLPLVLADRPFGEWNQFRIRQIGSRTWVYLNDKLVVENAIMENYWDKDRKKPLPPRGPIHLQTHGGEIRWRNIAVRDIPGEEANEILRGDDKAEGFTSLFNGKDLTGWTGALDSYEVVDGTLRCKEGAGSVLFTEEEYGNFVARIEFKLPPGGNNGLAIRYPGKGQASTVGMTEIQILDDTAEKYSKLDPRQYNGSVYGMIPAHRGYLRPVGEWNYEEVTVKGSKIKVELNGTVIVDGDVSQVTEFKDDTEHPGKDRTTGYFGLTGHKDPVEFRNIAIKRLD, encoded by the coding sequence ATGAAACGCTTCAGTGGATGGACATCAGTGTTGGCCGTTACGGCAATCATTTGCGGCAGTGCATGGGCTGCTGAACCGGTTACCCCCAAAGGGTTCCAGGCAATATTCAACGGTAAGGAGCTGACCGGTTGGCATGGTGACAATCCGCACCAAACGGTCAAGGCACCCGCCGAAGAAAAAAAAGCAGCCATCGAAGCGCAACAACCAGAGTTTCTCGCCCATTGGAGCGTCGAGAACGGCGAACTGGTCAATGATGGACACGGTCCGTACGCGACCACCGATGAGGAATATGGCGATATCGATTTTCTAATCGACTACAAAACGGTGGCCAAAGCAGACAGCGGCATTTATCTACGCGGCACGCCACAGGTGCAGATTTGGGACTATACCGAAGAGGGGGGCAAGTGGGATCGTAATGCCGACAAAGGTTCCGGCGGACTGTTCAACAACCGCGCCAACACACCAGGCCAACTTCCGCTCGTGTTGGCCGACCGGCCCTTCGGCGAATGGAACCAGTTCCGCATCCGGCAAATCGGCAGCCGCACCTGGGTGTATCTCAACGACAAACTCGTCGTCGAAAATGCCATCATGGAAAACTATTGGGACAAAGACCGCAAAAAGCCGCTTCCCCCACGAGGACCGATTCACCTGCAAACACATGGCGGCGAAATCCGTTGGCGGAATATCGCCGTGCGGGACATCCCCGGCGAAGAGGCCAACGAAATCCTCCGCGGAGACGATAAAGCCGAGGGTTTTACGTCACTGTTTAACGGCAAAGACCTGACCGGTTGGACCGGCGCTTTGGATAGCTACGAAGTCGTCGACGGCACGCTACGCTGCAAAGAAGGGGCCGGGAGTGTGCTCTTCACCGAAGAGGAATACGGCAATTTTGTCGCCCGCATCGAATTCAAACTCCCCCCCGGCGGCAACAACGGCTTGGCGATTCGCTACCCGGGCAAAGGGCAAGCTTCGACAGTCGGGATGACCGAAATTCAAATCCTGGATGATACCGCTGAGAAATACTCCAAACTCGACCCGCGGCAATACAACGGTTCGGTCTACGGCATGATCCCCGCACATCGCGGCTACTTGCGACCGGTTGGCGAATGGAACTATGAAGAAGTGACCGTCAAAGGCTCGAAGATCAAAGTCGAACTCAACGGTACGGTGATCGTCGACGGCGACGTCAGCCAAGTCACGGAATTCAAAGACGACACCGAGCATCCCGGCAAAGACCGCACCACGGGCTACTTTGGTTTAACCGGCCACAAGGACCCCGTCGAATTCCGCAACATCGCGATTAAGCGATTGGACTGA
- a CDS encoding Gfo/Idh/MocA family protein — translation MTKPLNIGLIGYGFMGRTHSNAYRQVSKFFDLEYQPVLKACCARNEEKIKEFAENWGWESYETDWRKLIARDDIDAIDIGSPNNTHYEMALAAAEAGKMILCEKPLAMDVAQAEAMTAAVEKAGVANMVWYNYRRVPAITLAHQLVKEGRIGRPFHYRATYLQDWTIAEDVPQGGATLWRLDAAVAGSGVTGDLLAHSIDTAIWLNGPITSVSAATETFVKERMHQDTGEMQPVSIDDACMFLARFENGSMGTFESSRYARGRKNYNTFEMNGEDGSVFFDLEDPQILQFFEYANPTTGKKVEDHLTGWRRIHVTNFEHPYMDRWWVPGCTIGYEHTFTNALSDFLKGLETGEPAQPTFRDALQTQKICDAVLESARERIWIDID, via the coding sequence ATGACCAAACCCTTGAATATTGGCCTGATTGGCTATGGATTTATGGGCCGGACGCATTCCAATGCGTATCGGCAGGTCAGCAAGTTTTTTGATCTGGAATATCAACCGGTTCTCAAAGCATGTTGCGCCCGCAATGAAGAAAAGATCAAAGAGTTCGCGGAGAACTGGGGTTGGGAATCCTACGAGACCGATTGGCGCAAACTGATTGCCCGCGATGACATCGATGCGATCGACATCGGCTCGCCGAACAATACGCATTACGAAATGGCACTTGCCGCTGCTGAAGCGGGGAAAATGATTCTCTGTGAGAAGCCGCTGGCTATGGATGTGGCGCAAGCCGAAGCGATGACGGCTGCTGTAGAAAAAGCGGGCGTGGCCAATATGGTTTGGTACAACTACCGCCGCGTCCCGGCCATTACGCTCGCTCACCAACTGGTCAAAGAAGGCCGCATTGGTCGGCCGTTTCATTATCGCGCGACCTATCTGCAGGACTGGACGATCGCCGAAGATGTTCCGCAGGGAGGAGCGACGTTGTGGCGGTTGGATGCGGCTGTTGCCGGCAGCGGCGTGACGGGGGACCTGTTGGCCCACTCGATCGACACGGCGATTTGGCTCAACGGCCCGATTACCTCAGTGAGTGCTGCTACGGAAACGTTCGTCAAAGAACGGATGCATCAAGACACGGGTGAAATGCAGCCGGTCAGTATCGACGATGCCTGCATGTTTTTGGCCCGGTTTGAAAACGGCTCGATGGGGACCTTTGAGAGTTCTCGCTATGCTCGTGGCCGCAAGAATTACAACACGTTCGAAATGAACGGCGAAGATGGCTCGGTCTTCTTCGATCTCGAAGACCCACAGATTCTGCAATTCTTCGAATACGCCAACCCCACCACTGGCAAGAAAGTGGAAGACCACTTGACCGGTTGGCGGCGAATTCACGTGACGAACTTTGAACATCCCTACATGGACCGCTGGTGGGTGCCGGGCTGCACAATCGGATACGAACACACCTTCACCAACGCCCTGTCCGATTTCCTCAAAGGCTTGGAAACCGGCGAGCCAGCCCAACCCACCTTCCGCGACGCGTTGCAAACACAAAAGATCTGCGATGCCGTGCTGGAAAGCGCCCGCGAACGGATTTGGATCGACATCGACTAG
- a CDS encoding sugar phosphate isomerase/epimerase family protein, which translates to MKRTSIGSWAYTIGPYAENPVDFETVCTKLKELGFDGVELGGFPPHPNPDDLPEKSQRDELVGKMKEWGLDFSGLAANLWGEELINTADQSKYIAEFAKNAQFCEDVGIKGIRVDCVQPPTILDDVDYDTAFQRVTETWKKCCPIAADHGLYITWECEPGFAFNKPSDAVKILDAIPNENFGLQYDTCHGQMVAVNGSRHYGEKEILPGGQLEFISMVSGRINHIHLIDSDNKCHKDDNGEDETSSHPPFGDGVLDFDEIMPALAKEKLPHDWWTIDLCFWPNAWDATAKCKKALDELVAKYG; encoded by the coding sequence ATGAAACGCACGTCAATCGGATCATGGGCCTACACGATCGGACCCTATGCTGAGAACCCTGTCGACTTTGAGACCGTTTGCACCAAGCTCAAGGAACTCGGATTCGACGGTGTCGAATTGGGTGGATTTCCCCCGCATCCCAATCCGGATGATTTGCCGGAAAAATCGCAGCGTGATGAACTCGTCGGCAAGATGAAAGAATGGGGCCTCGACTTCAGCGGATTGGCCGCCAATCTGTGGGGCGAGGAACTGATCAATACGGCGGACCAGTCGAAATACATCGCCGAATTCGCCAAGAACGCCCAATTCTGCGAAGACGTGGGCATTAAAGGCATTCGTGTCGATTGCGTACAGCCGCCGACCATTCTGGATGACGTCGACTACGACACGGCGTTTCAGCGCGTGACCGAAACCTGGAAAAAGTGCTGCCCGATCGCCGCCGATCACGGGCTGTACATCACCTGGGAATGCGAGCCGGGATTTGCATTCAACAAACCCTCGGATGCTGTGAAGATCCTGGATGCAATTCCGAACGAGAATTTCGGTCTGCAATACGATACCTGTCACGGTCAAATGGTGGCGGTCAATGGGTCGCGGCATTACGGTGAAAAGGAGATTTTGCCAGGCGGACAATTGGAGTTCATTAGCATGGTCTCGGGCCGGATCAATCACATTCACCTGATCGATTCGGACAACAAATGCCATAAGGACGACAACGGCGAAGACGAAACGAGCAGCCACCCGCCGTTCGGCGACGGCGTATTGGATTTCGACGAAATCATGCCGGCCTTGGCGAAAGAAAAATTGCCGCACGACTGGTGGACGATCGACCTCTGTTTCTGGCCCAACGCCTGGGACGCCACCGCCAAATGCAAAAAGGCGCTGGACGAATTGGTCGCCAAATACGGTTGA